One part of the Triplophysa dalaica isolate WHDGS20190420 chromosome 25, ASM1584641v1, whole genome shotgun sequence genome encodes these proteins:
- the dync1li1 gene encoding cytoplasmic dynein 1 light intermediate chain 1 isoform X3, translating to MATTGRNTLLSASTNVNNSTSESQNPEDDDGQNLWSSILSEVSTRSRSKLPSGKNVVVMGEVGSGKTTLVAKLQGVEEYMKGRGLEYLYFSVHDDDIDDHARCNAWVLDGDLYHKGLQKFAVSTENLADSLILFVVDLSRPWLALDSLQKWGSVVRDYLDKLRVPPETMRELEHRLVKQFQEYLEPGTDLDGVPQRRNPESEEESVLLPLGDNTLTNNLGLTIVVVCNKCDAISTLEKEHDYKDEHLDFIQSHIRRFCLQYGAALLYTSMKENKNLDLLYKYLVHRLYGFPFDIPAQVVEKDSVFIPSGWDNEKKIGILHENFQTLKADDNFEDVIVKPPVRKFVHEKEVQAEDDQVFLVKLQSLLAKQPPVSAGRPVDPTNRAPTGSPRTTNRSAAANVASVMPMQSGTKKIDPNMKGGQTSEGVLANFFNSLLTKKAGSPSPGAQPTGGGGNTPGTVRKSDL from the exons ATGGCGACTACGGGCAGAAATACACTCCTATCGGCtagcacaaatgtaaataacagCACTTCCGAAAGCCAAAATCCCGAGGATGATGACGGGCAGAATTTATG GTCATCGATATTGAGTGAGGTATCGACGCGATCCCGGTCAAAATTGCCGTCGGGAAAGAATGTGGTGGTTATGG GTGAGGTGGGTTCTGGTAAAACCACCCTGGTGGCCAAACTACAAGGTGTAGAGGAGTACATGAAGGGGCGGGGTTTAGAGTACTTGTATTTCAGTGTTCATGATGATGACATTGATG ATCATGCACGATGTAACGCGTGGGTGCTCGACGGGGACCTTTATCACAAAGGCCTGCAGAAGTTTGCCGTGTCGACAGAGAACCTTGCGGACTCGCTGATTCTGTTTGTGGTGGATCTCTCTCGGCCGTGGCTGGCCCTCGATTCGCTGCAGAAATGGGGCAGTGTGGTGAGGGATTACCTGGACAAACTCCGAGTACCTCCTGAAACCATGAGAGAGCTGGAGCACAGAT TGGTGAAACAGTTCCAGGAGTATCTGGAACCAGGAACTGATCTGGACGGTGTGCCCCAGAGAAGGAATCCTGAATCAGAGGAAGAGAGCGTCCTGCTGCCCCTGGGGGACAACACACTTACAAACAACCTGGGCCTGACTATAGTGGTGGTCTGCAATAAG tgtGATGCGATCAGCACTTTGGAGAAGGAACACGATTATAAAGACGAGCACTTAGATTTCATCCAGTCTCACATCCGACGTTTCTGTCTTCAGT ATGGGGCAGCACTACTCTACACATCTATGAAGGAGAACAAAAATCTAGACTTGTTATATAAATACCTCGTACACAGGTTATACGGCTTTCCCTTCGACATCCCAGCTCAGGTGGTGGAGAAAGACTCAGTGTTTAT TCCATCAGGATGGGACAATGAAAAAAAGATTGGCATCTTGCATGAAAATTTCCAGACATTAAAAGCAGATGACAACTTCGAAGATGTAATAGTGAAACCTCCAGTTAGAAAG TTTGTACATGAGAAGGAAGTGCAAGCTGAAGATGACCAAGTATTTCTAGTAAAGTTGCAG tCTCTGTTAGCCAAACAGCCTCCAGTCAGTGCAGGAAGACCAGTG GACCCAACAAACAGAGCCCCCACAGGCTCACCTAGGACGACCAATCGTTCAGCTGCGGCCAACGTGGCTAGCGTCATGCCCATGCAATCAGGTACCAAGAAGATTGATCCCAACATGAAAG GCGGTCAGACCAGCGAGGGCGTGCTGGCCAACTTCTTCAACAGTCTGCTGACTAAGAAAGCAGGCTCGCCCAGCCCGGGCGCTCAGCCCACAGGGGGAGGGGGTAACACACCGGGAACAGTCCGCAAGTCAG
- the dync1li1 gene encoding cytoplasmic dynein 1 light intermediate chain 1 isoform X2, which translates to MATTGRNTLLSASTNVNNSTSESQNPEDDDGQNLWSSILSEVSTRSRSKLPSGKNVVVMGEVGSGKTTLVAKLQGVEEYMKGRGLEYLYFSVHDDDIDDHARCNAWVLDGDLYHKGLQKFAVSTENLADSLILFVVDLSRPWLALDSLQKWGSVVRDYLDKLRVPPETMRELEHRLVKQFQEYLEPGTDLDGVPQRRNPESEEESVLLPLGDNTLTNNLGLTIVVVCNKCDAISTLEKEHDYKDEHLDFIQSHIRRFCLQYGAALLYTSMKENKNLDLLYKYLVHRLYGFPFDIPAQVVEKDSVFIPSGWDNEKKIGILHENFQTLKADDNFEDVIVKPPVRKFVHEKEVQAEDDQVFLVKLQSLLAKQPPVSAGRPVDPTNRAPTGSPRTTNRSAAANVASVMPMQSGGQTSEGVLANFFNSLLTKKAGSPSPGAQPTGGGGNTPGTVRKSGSKLGLTDVQAELDRISNKSDMDSAPNATTPPAENDES; encoded by the exons ATGGCGACTACGGGCAGAAATACACTCCTATCGGCtagcacaaatgtaaataacagCACTTCCGAAAGCCAAAATCCCGAGGATGATGACGGGCAGAATTTATG GTCATCGATATTGAGTGAGGTATCGACGCGATCCCGGTCAAAATTGCCGTCGGGAAAGAATGTGGTGGTTATGG GTGAGGTGGGTTCTGGTAAAACCACCCTGGTGGCCAAACTACAAGGTGTAGAGGAGTACATGAAGGGGCGGGGTTTAGAGTACTTGTATTTCAGTGTTCATGATGATGACATTGATG ATCATGCACGATGTAACGCGTGGGTGCTCGACGGGGACCTTTATCACAAAGGCCTGCAGAAGTTTGCCGTGTCGACAGAGAACCTTGCGGACTCGCTGATTCTGTTTGTGGTGGATCTCTCTCGGCCGTGGCTGGCCCTCGATTCGCTGCAGAAATGGGGCAGTGTGGTGAGGGATTACCTGGACAAACTCCGAGTACCTCCTGAAACCATGAGAGAGCTGGAGCACAGAT TGGTGAAACAGTTCCAGGAGTATCTGGAACCAGGAACTGATCTGGACGGTGTGCCCCAGAGAAGGAATCCTGAATCAGAGGAAGAGAGCGTCCTGCTGCCCCTGGGGGACAACACACTTACAAACAACCTGGGCCTGACTATAGTGGTGGTCTGCAATAAG tgtGATGCGATCAGCACTTTGGAGAAGGAACACGATTATAAAGACGAGCACTTAGATTTCATCCAGTCTCACATCCGACGTTTCTGTCTTCAGT ATGGGGCAGCACTACTCTACACATCTATGAAGGAGAACAAAAATCTAGACTTGTTATATAAATACCTCGTACACAGGTTATACGGCTTTCCCTTCGACATCCCAGCTCAGGTGGTGGAGAAAGACTCAGTGTTTAT TCCATCAGGATGGGACAATGAAAAAAAGATTGGCATCTTGCATGAAAATTTCCAGACATTAAAAGCAGATGACAACTTCGAAGATGTAATAGTGAAACCTCCAGTTAGAAAG TTTGTACATGAGAAGGAAGTGCAAGCTGAAGATGACCAAGTATTTCTAGTAAAGTTGCAG tCTCTGTTAGCCAAACAGCCTCCAGTCAGTGCAGGAAGACCAGTG GACCCAACAAACAGAGCCCCCACAGGCTCACCTAGGACGACCAATCGTTCAGCTGCGGCCAACGTGGCTAGCGTCATGCCCATGCAATCAG GCGGTCAGACCAGCGAGGGCGTGCTGGCCAACTTCTTCAACAGTCTGCTGACTAAGAAAGCAGGCTCGCCCAGCCCGGGCGCTCAGCCCACAGGGGGAGGGGGTAACACACCGGGAACAGTCCGCAAGTCAG
- the dync1li1 gene encoding cytoplasmic dynein 1 light intermediate chain 1 isoform X1 — MATTGRNTLLSASTNVNNSTSESQNPEDDDGQNLWSSILSEVSTRSRSKLPSGKNVVVMGEVGSGKTTLVAKLQGVEEYMKGRGLEYLYFSVHDDDIDDHARCNAWVLDGDLYHKGLQKFAVSTENLADSLILFVVDLSRPWLALDSLQKWGSVVRDYLDKLRVPPETMRELEHRLVKQFQEYLEPGTDLDGVPQRRNPESEEESVLLPLGDNTLTNNLGLTIVVVCNKCDAISTLEKEHDYKDEHLDFIQSHIRRFCLQYGAALLYTSMKENKNLDLLYKYLVHRLYGFPFDIPAQVVEKDSVFIPSGWDNEKKIGILHENFQTLKADDNFEDVIVKPPVRKFVHEKEVQAEDDQVFLVKLQSLLAKQPPVSAGRPVDPTNRAPTGSPRTTNRSAAANVASVMPMQSGTKKIDPNMKGGQTSEGVLANFFNSLLTKKAGSPSPGAQPTGGGGNTPGTVRKSGSKLGLTDVQAELDRISNKSDMDSAPNATTPPAENDES; from the exons ATGGCGACTACGGGCAGAAATACACTCCTATCGGCtagcacaaatgtaaataacagCACTTCCGAAAGCCAAAATCCCGAGGATGATGACGGGCAGAATTTATG GTCATCGATATTGAGTGAGGTATCGACGCGATCCCGGTCAAAATTGCCGTCGGGAAAGAATGTGGTGGTTATGG GTGAGGTGGGTTCTGGTAAAACCACCCTGGTGGCCAAACTACAAGGTGTAGAGGAGTACATGAAGGGGCGGGGTTTAGAGTACTTGTATTTCAGTGTTCATGATGATGACATTGATG ATCATGCACGATGTAACGCGTGGGTGCTCGACGGGGACCTTTATCACAAAGGCCTGCAGAAGTTTGCCGTGTCGACAGAGAACCTTGCGGACTCGCTGATTCTGTTTGTGGTGGATCTCTCTCGGCCGTGGCTGGCCCTCGATTCGCTGCAGAAATGGGGCAGTGTGGTGAGGGATTACCTGGACAAACTCCGAGTACCTCCTGAAACCATGAGAGAGCTGGAGCACAGAT TGGTGAAACAGTTCCAGGAGTATCTGGAACCAGGAACTGATCTGGACGGTGTGCCCCAGAGAAGGAATCCTGAATCAGAGGAAGAGAGCGTCCTGCTGCCCCTGGGGGACAACACACTTACAAACAACCTGGGCCTGACTATAGTGGTGGTCTGCAATAAG tgtGATGCGATCAGCACTTTGGAGAAGGAACACGATTATAAAGACGAGCACTTAGATTTCATCCAGTCTCACATCCGACGTTTCTGTCTTCAGT ATGGGGCAGCACTACTCTACACATCTATGAAGGAGAACAAAAATCTAGACTTGTTATATAAATACCTCGTACACAGGTTATACGGCTTTCCCTTCGACATCCCAGCTCAGGTGGTGGAGAAAGACTCAGTGTTTAT TCCATCAGGATGGGACAATGAAAAAAAGATTGGCATCTTGCATGAAAATTTCCAGACATTAAAAGCAGATGACAACTTCGAAGATGTAATAGTGAAACCTCCAGTTAGAAAG TTTGTACATGAGAAGGAAGTGCAAGCTGAAGATGACCAAGTATTTCTAGTAAAGTTGCAG tCTCTGTTAGCCAAACAGCCTCCAGTCAGTGCAGGAAGACCAGTG GACCCAACAAACAGAGCCCCCACAGGCTCACCTAGGACGACCAATCGTTCAGCTGCGGCCAACGTGGCTAGCGTCATGCCCATGCAATCAGGTACCAAGAAGATTGATCCCAACATGAAAG GCGGTCAGACCAGCGAGGGCGTGCTGGCCAACTTCTTCAACAGTCTGCTGACTAAGAAAGCAGGCTCGCCCAGCCCGGGCGCTCAGCCCACAGGGGGAGGGGGTAACACACCGGGAACAGTCCGCAAGTCAG
- the cpne4b gene encoding copine-4, which yields MSNIYESAATTLGLFNSPCLTKVELRVACKGVSDRDALSKPDPCVVLKMQSHGQWFEVDRTEVIRSSIVPVFSKVFTVDYYFEEVQRLRFELHDISSSHNGLKEADFLGAMECTLGQIVSQRKLLKALLKQGNTTGKSSITVTAEELSGNDDYVELAFSAKKLDDKDFFSKSDPFLEIFRVNDDGTASLVHRTETIMNDLNPVWKSFKVSLNTLCSGDHERELRCTVWDWDSNGKHDFIGEFQTTFKEMKSAMDGKQMQWECINPKYQVKKKNYRNSGMVILTLCKIIKMHSFLDYIMGGCQIQFTVAIDFTASNGDPRNSCSLHYIHPYQPNEYLKALIAVGEICQDYDSDKMFPAFGFGAQIPPDFKVSHDFAVNFDEDNPECAGIQAVVDAYQNCLPKIQLYGPTNIAPIIQKVANSASEEMHTKEAMEYFILLILTDGVITDMADTREAIVHASHLPMSVIIVGVGNADFSDMQMLDGDDGILRSPKGEPVLRDIVQFVPFHNFKHASPAALAKSVLAEVPNQVVDYYNGKGIKPKCMSDFESSRAFSP from the exons ATGAGTAACATCTACGAGTCAGCTGCCACCACGCTGGGTCTCTTCAACAGCCCATGTCTGACAAAAGTGGAGCTCCGTGTGGCCTGCAAAGGAGTATCTGACAGGGATGCTCTGTCCAAACCCGATCCATGCGTAGTCCTCAAGATGCAGTCCCACGGGCAATGGTTTGAG GTGGACCGGACGGAGGTGATTCGCAGCAGCATCGTTCCGGTTTTCTCCAAGGTCTTCACAGTGGATTACTACTTTGAGGAAGTGCAGAGGCTCCGCTTTGAGTTGCATGACATCAGCAGCAGCCATAATGGACTCAAAGAGGCGGACTTTCTGGGTGCCATGGAGTGCACGCTCGGACAG ATCGTATCGCAGAGGAAACTCTTGAAAGCTTTACTGAAGCAAGGAAACACAACGGGAAAATCATCTATCACA GTGACAGCGGAAGAGTTGTCTGGAAATGATGACTATGTGGAGTTAGCGTTCAGTGCCAAGAAACTGGATGACAAG GACTTTTTTAGCAAGTCAGATCCATTTCTGGAAATCTTCAGAGTAAATGACGATGGCACAGCGTCACTGGTGCACAGAACAGAG ACTATAATGAACGATCTCAATCCTGTCTGGAAATCATTCAAAGTTTCATTGAACACACTCTGCAGTGGAGACCATGAGCGAGAGCTGAGG TGTACAGTATGGGACTGGGATTCAAATGGCAAACACGACTTCATAGGGGAATTTCAAACCACCTTCAAAGAGATGAAGTCAGCCATGGATGGGAAGCAG ATGCAGTGGGAGTGTATCAATCCTAAGTACCAGGTGAAGAAGAAGAACTACAGAAATTCTGGGATGGTGATTCTTACCTTGTGCAAG ATCATAAAGATGCACTCTTTTCTGGATTATATTATGGGAGGTTGTCAAATTCAGTTTACa GTGGCAATTGATTTCACCGCTTCAAATGGCGACCCTCGAAACAGCTGCTCCCTCCACTACATCCACCCATACCAGCCAAATGAGTACCTGAAAGCTCTTATTGCGGTGGGAGAGATCTGCCAAGACTACGACAG TGACAAAATGTTTCCAGCGTTTGGCTTCGGAGCACAAATCCCTCCGGACTTCAAA GTTTCTCATGATTTTGCAGTAAATTTCGATGAGGACAACCCAGAATGTGCCG gaATTCAAGCCGTGGTTGACGCTTACCAGAACTGCTTGCCAAAAATCCAGCTGTATGGTCCGACTAATATCGCTCCCATCATTCAGAAGGTTGCCAACTCTGCCTCTGAGGAGATGCACACCAAAGAGGCCATG GAATATTTTATACTGCTGATCTTGACAGATGGAGTGATCACAGATATGGCAGACACAAGAGAGGCCATCGTCCACGCCTCCCACCTGCCCATGTCTGTCATCATCGTCGGCGTGGGCAATGCGGATTTCAGCGACATGCAGATGCTGGATGGGGATGATGGAATACTCCGCTCACCTAAAGGAGAACCGGTCCTGAGGGACATTGTTCAGTTCGTGCCATTCCACAACTTCAAACAT GCCTCTCCCGCGGCATTGGCGAAAAGTGTTCTGGCCGAGGTTCCCAATCAAGTTGTGGATTATTACAATGGAAAAGGCATCAAGCCCAAATGCATGTCAGACTTTGAATCTTCCAGGGCTTTCAGTCCCTGA